ACCTGCAGACGCATGGACAGGAGTTGCTGCTCTCGCAGGAAGTTGGATTGGCGGCTCAGCGAATATGGCTGCAATGATTGAAGCAGTGGGCACACCGAAAGAAATTCTTTCCCCAATTATTGTCGTTGACACTGTTGTGGGCTATAGCTGGATGGGGATTATGATTTTCCTTGCAGGATTCCAGCACAAGTTTAACAAATGGAACAAAGCGGACGATTCCGTTATTCAAAGTGTGAATAAAGAAATGAATGATATTCAACGTAAGAATGAACGCCCGATTCAAGTACCACAGCTATTAGGATTACTTGGACTTGGCTTTGGTGTCTCTTATATTGTATTGAAAATTTCCGAGAATCTTCCACAATCAGCTGTGCTTTCTACAACAACATGGACAGTCATGATTATTTCTGCCATCGGTATTTTGTTCTCATTCACTCCTATTAAAAAGCTAGAGGGTTATGGCGCTAGTAAAGTCGGCTATACAGCCATTTATCTTTTGCTTGCAACAATAGGGGCAAGAGCGGATCTTACTTATGTAGTGGATTCACCACAATATGTCCTAATGGGCATTGTGTGGCTCAGTATTCATATTCTTGTTATTTTCATCGCAGCGCGCTTATTACGTGCCCCTCTTTTCTTTGTAGCCGTAGGTTCACAAGGAAATATTGGTGGGACAAGCTCGGCACCAATCGTTGCCTCTGTTTTCCAACCTTCACTTGCTCCTGTTGGACTTTTGATGGGAATTGTAGGTAACGTTGTCGGTAGCTACGCAGCGGTTCTCTGTGCGCAATTGGCCAAGATGGTCGCCACAATGTTGCTCTAGAACCTTAATCTAGAAAGTTAAAAACCGTTCTCCTAATTGGAGAACGGTTTTTTCATTATCCTTGGGATGTTGGACGCACTAGTACTTCATTGATCGATACACTGTCAGGTTGACCAACAGCATAATAAACGGCATCAGCAATCGCCTCTGGGTCTAGAGGATCAAGACCATTTGGTCCGCGATTGTTCAACTTTTCTTGAACATCTTCATCTGTAATTGTGTTCGTTAACTCGGTTGCAACAGCCCCTGGTGATATGATCGTTGCACGAATATTAGTTGAAGGAGACATTTCCTTACGCAGTCCTTCTGTAATCGCTCGTACAGCAAATTTCGTACCACAATACACTGCACCAGCTGGCATAATTTCATGACCTGCAACAGAAGATACATTAATAATATGTCCAGATTTTCTTTCTTCCATATGTGGAAGAACTCCGGCAATACCGTAGAGGACACCTTTTATATTCACATCAACCATCTTATCCCACTCATCAATCTTAAGCTTATTCATGAATGATAGTGGCATCAATCCTGCGTTATTGATCATGACGTCAATCTGTCCATAATGCTCAATCGTTTTATCGGCAAGAGCCTGCATTTGTTCCCTTGAAGTTACGTCTGTTGTTTGAATAATTGCTTCTCCGCCATTGTTCGTAATATCGTTCTTTAATTCTTCAAGGCGGTCCTCACGTCGAGCTGCAAGAACAACTTTTGCGCCGTCTCCTGCAAGTTTCTTCGCCGTTGCTTCGCCGATTCCACTGCTTGCTCCAGTAATAATAACTACTTTTCCATTAATATGACTCATGATTCTCCACCTTTCGTTTTATCCTCACATCTCTAGTTCCCGGTTGAATGACGTGTAAACATTCCAATGTTTTATTGTATACAAAAAGCACCCTCACAGGGTGCTTTAGTATGTTAATCATTCTTTTCAATCCACTGTTTAAAAGTGTCTTCTGTTTGCGTACCTACAATACGATCAACTTCTTTACCATCTTTAAATCGTACAAGAGTTGGTGTTGATTCAATTCTGTAATCATTCCAACCTTGTTCAAACTCAAGAACATTGTATTTTTTCAAGTCAATTCCCATGTCTTCGGCAAGTGGTACAAGGACTGGGGACGTATTTTTACAATGGATACATGTTGGACTATAGAAATAAACGTAGGCATCTTCTTCATTAGACAGGGCTTCATCAAGCTCATCAGGTAAAATTTGATTTTGATATAATGGATCGTCAAGTTGCTCTATTGTAGCCGGATTTAAAGAGCTCTTCCCGTATGGATTCCCTTCTGTCTTCTCACTATTACTATAGTTTGTAACGAAGGCGAGTGCTCCGAATATTACGATGACAATACCAAGAAAGATAATAGCTTTCTTCACATGTTTTCCTCCCTCTTTGTTTGCTTATGTAAGGCAACCATTAGAATCGTAATGGTTAGAAATGCAATAAGTGCTAGAAACGGTATCGTAATAAATCCAAGGTAATTAATATATTCACCTGTACAAGGAACCCTACCACATGATGGTGCCGCTTCTGCTAGAAAAGATGTTTTTTGTAGCAAATAATGATACAGCGAAACGCATGTACCAATGATCGACAATGGGAGAACATAAAATCGTTGGGATGTGTCTTTGCGAACCACAGCGATACCTATAATCATAACTAGAGGATACATGAGAATTCTTTGATACCAACATAGTTCACAAGGTTCGTATTTAAGAACTTCAGAAAAATACAAACTTCCAGCAAGGGCAAGAACTGAAGCAGCCCACGCTCCAAATAAAAGATACTCACTTTTTTTCTCAGTATTCACAGCTGTACCTCTCTTCTTTCAAGCCAAAATATATTATTATTATACACTACTATTGATGACATGAAATAAACAGAATGATGACAATCCACCTAACTCTTTTTAAAGCCGGCTCTTTGAAGAGCCGACTTTATCTCACTTAATAATTTGTAGATCCTTCGGGTACTTTGTTAACGTCTCATAACCAGTCTCTGTTACAAGAACATCATCTTCTATACGCACGCCGCCAACATCTGATAGATAGATACCCGGCTCAATCGTATATGTCATACCTACTTGAAGCAAGTCGTCATTCTTCTCGCTCATGGAAGGATACTCATGTACTTCAATTCCAATACCATGTCCAATACGATGTGGAAAGTGTTCGCCATAGCCTGCATTAGAAATAACGTTTCTTGCTGCAAGGTCAATATCACCTAGTCGTGTCCCAGGTTTTGAGATATTAAGTGATTCCGTTTGTGCACTTAGTACTGTCTCATAAATTTCTTTTTGCTTATCGTTAACCTCACCAAAAGCCACTGTTCTAGTAATATCAGAGCAATATCCGTTTAGTACAACGCCGAGATCAAATAAGACGAGATCTCCTTTTCTTAATTGCCGCTCTCCAGGGTTACCGTGTGGTTGTCCAGATTTCTCACCAAACAAGACCATTGTTGAAAATGACATCTCACGAATTCCTTTTTTCTTCAATTCAAATTCAATTGTAGCAAGGACTTCCATCTCAGTAACACCTTCGCGTAAAGCCTTAACACCAGTTTCTACACCAAAATCAGCAAGTGCTGCTGCTTCACGTAATACTTCAATTTCTTTCTCATCCTTAATTAGACGCAATTGATTCAGTCCAAGCTCTGCTGAGTGATAGCTCAGCTCAGGATAACGTGCTTGCAATTCTTCAGCACGCTCATAAACAAGCATACCTTTTTCAATCGAAGCTCTAGTTGGTTTATGGACGCCACGTTGTTTCAGTGCTTCATAAATGAAGTCAAATGGTTGTTCTGAATCACTATAGCCGATAATGTCATATTTCCACCCTGCATCTCTAGCCTGTGAAACTTCCATTCCAGGACAGACGAGGAAAGGTTCCTGATTCGGCACCACAAAAAGTCCAAGCAACCTTTCATGAGGCTCACAATGAAAGTTAGTCAAATAATAGACATTAGAAGGAGAATGGATGTAGGCAAAATCTTGATTCTGCTCAATAAGGTAATTAGTAAATTTCGATAAACGTTCGTTCATAGTGACACTTCCTTTTTTAAATTAACCTGTTCACTTTTTCATTCAATTAGAACACAGGTCTCTTGATTATTAAGATCGTTACCTACCCTAGCTTATCATACGTGAAATCGTATACGTCATACAAAAAACTACTATGTAAAAAACCCTGCATTTAATATGCAGGGTTAAATCTCTCTATTCTAGTTCTTTCGCAAAGCTTGGCTTAATTAAATCATCATCTTCAAAGACTTTGCCCATTTGATCTTCAAACATCGTAAAATGCTCTAATGCCTTCTCCTGTACTGAAGGATCATCAATAGCAGCTTGCTCAGCGCGAATTTCATAGGCTTCCGTTAGTTCATCAAGCGCGCTTTCAATTTCTTCTTTCGAGTCGTTCAATTCAGATGGAACTTTCAGGCTTTCAATACCCTCAACAGTGGCTTTGCTTGCTTCTACAGCATTGCCTTTCAGCTCTTTAAGTTCTTCGGTTGAAGGCTTTTCCTCTTCTGGTGTTGCACTGTCACTTACAGCAAACTTAGCTGACTCATATGCTGCAATGTCTTCATTATTTTCTTTCAAAACGCTAACAATTTCAGATTGAAAATCAAGTAGGACACTCTTCGTGTCCATCTGCTCTGCATCTCCGCTAGTTTCATTAGCACTATTTGTATTTGAACCGCAAGCTGCTACGACGAGAAGCATTGATAAACTCAAAACAAAAAAGACCTTCTTCATTGGTATAACCCCCATTATATGTGTACTTCCAAAAATTAGTTTAGCACGTTATTAAATTTTGTAAATGAGAATATATGGATAAAACCCTTTCTAAATCACTGGTATAAGAGCATTTATGTATATTTATTAAATGAGAAAAATAAAAATAGCTGCCGGCGTTGGCAGCTACAATATTCAAACAATTGGAGAAGGGGGAACTTCTTTGGCTTTGTTTGAGCTATATAGGACAATTTGTGTCGGGGAACACCATGTCTCTTTTCTTCTATACTGATAATGATAATCTTTATCAATTAGAAAGTCAATAACTTTTCTTAAATGAAATTGGTGGTGTTGATTCAAAAGCACTCGTTTTCTTTTCACGTACATAACCACTTCTTAAAGCCTCTGCTCTAAGAACAAGTGCAAATGCTGTAAAGGAAAAGACCAGTATTAAGAAAAACATGGAGATTTGTAACGTTTCAACCATTTTACCCACCTCTTCGTTGACTATTTTTTTCATTATAGCACGCCTTAATGATAATGAGAAGCATTATCATTAAGGATGAGCACATTTGACAACTAATAAAGGTTCAACAAGTTGCGCAAACGATTTCACTACATTAAGATAAGAAAAGTACATATAAAACCATTTTGGAGGTTCAATGATGCAGCGTATTCACTTAACAGAAGATTTATCATTCTCTCGTCTCGTTCATGGTCTTTGGCGACTTGCAGACTGGAATCAAACGAGCGAAGAAACACTTTCTTTAATAGAGCATAATCTCGATCGTGGCATTTCAACGTTCGATCATGCTGACCTTTATGGAAGTTATGAGTGTGAAGAACTTTTCGGGAAAGCATTATCACTCAAACCATCTCTACGTGATCAAATGGAGATTGTCACAAAATGCGGGATTGTAATCGAGTCTCCCAATCGTCCCTCCCACCAATCTCATCATTATAATACAAGTAAAGATCACATCATCGCTTCTGCTGAACAGTCCCTTACAGCACTTGGGATTGAGCATATCGATGTCCTGTTAATTCATCGACCTGATCCCTTTATGGATCCAGAACAAGTGGCCGAAGCTTTTTCTGAATTAAAACAAGCCGGAAAGGTTCGTCATTTTGGAGTCTCTAATTTCAAACATCATCAACTTAACATGCTACAATCTTATGTGGATCAACCATTAATTACAAATCAGCTGGAACTTTCAGCCTATCATCTTGAGAACTTCGAAGATGGCACGTTAAATTTTTGTCAGGAAAAGCGAATGAAACCAATGGCATGGTCTCCACTGGCAGGAGGAGATGTGTTCACATCGCAAGACGATAAAGCAGTTCGTCTCCGTAAGACGATAGAAAAGATTGCCTCTGAGATCGGTGCTGAAGGGATCGATCAAGTGCTTTATGCATGGCTACTTAACCATCCGGCAAACATTATGCCAATCGTTGGATCAGGAAAGCGCGAGCGAATTGATAGTGCTGTTGAAGCTCTTTCTTACTCCTTATCACGTGATCAGTGGTTTGAAATTCTAACAAGTTCTGTGGGACATGATATTCCATAAGAGCATCGCTAACCGAGATATATTCTGAATTTTATCTGGATATGACACAAACAGAAGCGCCTCTCTATAGAAAGGCGCTTCTTCATATTATTCATTTTAAACAAACGTTTATTTAACTTTATTTAGAGCTATATTGCTATACAATATTTGTTGAAAAATCATCTCTTCAAAGATCGTTCTGTTTCATCTTTTTATTTTTCACTTGAAATAACTTCAGATAATGCCAGCTTCCTACTACCTGTAAATGCTAATATAAGTGATAATCCAAAAAGGGAAAGTGGAAATTCGTAGCCTCCTATTAGCCCCATAGGAAGCTTTGCAAGAACAATAGCACCAATCATGGTTAATCCTAGGAGGATCGCAGATGGGACAACGAAAATCCCCGCAATAAGAAACGCTCCACCAACTGCTTCAATAATGGCTGTAGCATAAGCTAACCAAGCAGGTTGACCAATTTTTTCAAACATCGCAATGGTATTTCCTATTCCACCTAATTTCTGTATTCCATGAGCTAGCATAATGAAACCGAGTATTACTCGACCACCCAGAAAGCCCCATTCCATTCTGTTCTTCACAATGGACACCTCACTTGTTGTATTGTTTCTTAGCTAACGTGTCAGATAGGGCCAATGGATCACTTTACGCTTGAATCGTTCCCACGGGACTTTGTAAGAGCCTTGCTTGAATCAGACGTTTGCGAACAGTAATACCTAACCAACTTGCAAGAAATGCTTTGATTAAACCAACGAATAAGAAAGGATAAACCCCCGCGACCATCGCTTCATGCCAGTTTAGATCTACAACAAATTTCAATTGAATCGTACCGATTAAAAGGATGATAATCATAGACACTGTGTTCGCCAACATCGCATGCATCAAAGTATACGATGTTTTCTCTAGGATAAGGCCAGTAACATATGCCGCAATAATGAATGCAAAAATATATCCACCAGTTGGTCCTAATAAGACTCCTAATCCACCTTTTGCCTGTGCAAACACCGGAAGACCAATACTCCCTAATATTGTATAGCCTGTCATCGTAATGGCGCCGTATTTACTACCAAGAATTGTGGCCGTTAAACCGACAGCTAAAGTCTGTCCACTAATAGGAACAAGTGGTAAAGGAATTTCCATTTGTGCAAGAATAGCTGTGATCCCAATAAAGAATCCACATAAAATTATCATTCGAAAATTTGATTTCTCCATTTTCTCCCCCCTTAAAATGTTAACCTTAACAAAAATAATGTTAACACTTATTCCTGAAAGGAGGAAGATCTATTTAAGGCATGCTTTCATCAATCATTTCAAAACCTGGAATCATCTGTGAAAGAGGTACAATTGTTGCTTCATTTTTGTACATTGGAATAAATTCATTTAAAACAGCTACCATCTTTTCCCCCGCGATTCCTACATGTCCAATTGCGATATGAGCCTCATCATCTTTCAGTTTTTCCGCCAACTCTTGAGCTTGTCTGCTCATATGTTGAATCGTATAGACATCATCAAAAAACAGCTCATTCTCTAGGTAAGGTACCCCTATTTCTTCTGCTAGTTCAGGAATGACACTTTTGCCTGTTGTCTTGCTATCTAAATAATAGAGACCCTTTTCTCGACACACTTCAAGAACTATCCTCATCACTCGTTCATCAGCTGTCGCTTTTGAACCCATATGGTGATTCATTCCTACCGCATGAGGAACAGCCTCAATCGCTTCGTTTACTCGCTTTCGAATTTCTTTATTAGAAAGATCAGTTGTAATTGCCCCTGGACCTAGCCAGCTTCTCTTCCCTTTTACCGGTTCCATCGGAACATGAACGATCACTTCATGTCCATAACGATGCGCTTCCTCCGCGTCTCTTTCAGTCGTTTCAAGAAACGGCATAATGGCTACCGTTAGCGTAACAGGTAATCGAAGCATTTCATCTGTCCCACCCATGTCATTTCCAAAATCATCAATAACAATGGCCAACTCGCGATTATTCTCCGCATACACGTGACTTGGAAAAAGTACGATCAACATCATAAAACAAATCCACTTGTTCACATCCTCACACCCCTTTTCTCTTTAATATTCCCATACAAGCCATCTTCATGAATGCCGAGGTAGATCAGTTGCGTTATCCATTCGACTGCATGAAAATAGAGAGAGAATAGAAAGGAGTTTCAGTATGAACGTAGAGGAGTATTTACTACGCATCTGTACAGAAAGTGGGCAAACCGACCTTCTCTCTCTCTTCAAATACTTCAAAAAAATCACATACATCACATTCCTTTTGAAAACCTCGATACCTCAAGAAACATATGGATCGATTTGAACCTCGAGAAAATTTATCAAAAGGGGATTCAAAAACAGTCTTTGACGTGAACGAAGATAAGTGGGACGATTTAAATAACCGCTACTTTAGATAACTCCTCTACTCTTACATATTTGACAGAGGTTTTTCAGCTCCTAATCAAGGGCATAGTAAAGATAGACGACAAGAAAAGCATAATAAGGAGAGACGACTATGGAATCTAAATACATTCGCGAATCACGTGTTGTCAAAACAAGTCACGTATTCCCAGAAGCAACAAACAATCATAACACTTTATTTGGTGGCCAGCTGATGAGAGACATTGATGATATTGCATCAATCGCAGCAATGCGCCACTGTCGTAGCGAAGTTGTAACAGCCTCAACTGACTCTGTTGACTTCTTACACCCGATTACACCAGACGACTCCGTTTGTCTCGAAGCATACGTGACATTCACCGGAAAGTCTTCTATGGAAGTATTTGTGAAAGTAATTGCAGAGCATCTCCTATCAGGCGAACGCCATATCGGAGCAACAGCATTCCTTACATTTGTATCATTGGATGAAAAGAAAAAACCACTACCTGTTCCAAAAGTCATCCCTGAATCAGAAGAAGAAAAAAATCTACACGAAACAGCTCCCGCCCGAGCAGAAAAACGCAAAGAACACCGCCAGGCAAGTAAAGAACTAGCCGGCCTCCTAACCACAGAAAAACCTTGGGAATAACAAAAGCGGAAGGGTCCGGTTAGCCTCGACAAGCGCTGAAGGCATTTCAAAAGAACACGCCCTTTGTGTTCATTTGAAATGGTGAAGCGATCGAGAGGCTGGGCCCTGCAGATGGATGATAACAAAAGCAGAAGGGCCCCGGTTAGGCCCGACAAGCGCTGGAACCACTCAAAAAGAACACGTCTTTTGTGTTCATTTTGAGTGGTGAAGCGATCGAGGGACAGAGGGCACTTAAAAAAGCGACAGCCAATAAAATTGGCTGTCGCTTTTTCACATTAAATCCAATTGTACCCGATTGAAATAATAACTAAAATAAGAACAATACACGCGATCCAAAGCATTTTTGTTGATTCGGCACGCTTTCTTCTTCCAACAATCATTTCCATAACCCCGATTAACACAATCGCCAGGATCCCTTTAAGCACATAGATCAGCGGAAAACCAAGGATAAAGAGCATCCCAATTCCAGTACCGAGCATAATCAAGTAAAATAATCGCTGAATCATAAGCGAGATCTTCTGCTTAGGTGCAAAATAACTAATCACTAATAGCAAAACAAGAATCGCCCATGAACCTGAGTGAGACTGAAGTAATATATTGAACATTCGTGTTCCCCTTCCCATTGAAAATGGATATGACTAATGCCATACCCTAATAGTAGAATTGTATTGAGGTTGACACAAGTCCTAATACGAAATCGTAACAAAATTATACGAATTAAGATATTATTTATCCCAATTAAATATTTCCGAAACGAACAGTTTTCAAACAAATAAAGGGAAGCTCCATTTAATGAGCTCCCCTTCTGCGTAGAGATTACGCCATTTCTTTATAATGCTTGCTAATTAGATCAAATAGAGTTTCTCCTTCGGTTACTCCTGAAAAAGCAGTAATCGCACTAGAAAGACCCTCATTTTTGATTTTATTCTGAATCGTTACAGCATCTTCATCTTCTTTAGGATCAAATCGCAATGCCGCTGCAATTCCTTTCGCAAGGTAGTTTGGTTCTTTGTTTAATTCCGCGAGCTGACGTGCCGGTCCGACAAGACGGTCGTCAGGTCCAATTTTACGAATTGGCGCTCGTCCAACGCGAGTAACTTCATCCACTAGATGTGGGTTTAGAAAACGACCAAGAATTTTTGTAATATAAGCCTCATGCGCCTCTTTTTCAAAACCGTGCTTATGCTGAAGCAATTCACCAGACTCTTCAAGAGCATTCTTAACATCATGATAGATATCTTCGGTGTCTAGTGCTTCCTTGATTGTCTCATATCCTGCTTGATAACCAAGGTAAGCTGTCACTGCGTGTCCTGTATTAACGGTGAACAACTTCCGCTCAATGTAAGGAGCAAGATCTTGAACGTACGTAAGGCCAGCAATATCCGGAACCTCTCCAGCCATCATAGTTTGATCGACTACCCATTCATAGAAAGGTTCAACCGCAACCATTAACGGATCTTCATGAGTTTGATTCGGAACAATACGATCCACTGCGGCATCTGGGAAACCAGCATATTGATCAAGCAC
The Pseudalkalibacillus hwajinpoensis genome window above contains:
- a CDS encoding mannitol-1-phosphate 5-dehydrogenase; this translates as MLAVHFGAGNIGRGFIGKLLSQSGYEVCFVDINETVINELNERNSYTVEILGQDKEQIAVEGVRGINSQQDPEAVVDAIYQADLITTAVGPTVLKLISSAIKEGISKRIADGKAPVNVIACENMIGGSTMLRNAVEEKMDEADRKVLDQYAGFPDAAVDRIVPNQTHEDPLMVAVEPFYEWVVDQTMMAGEVPDIAGLTYVQDLAPYIERKLFTVNTGHAVTAYLGYQAGYETIKEALDTEDIYHDVKNALEESGELLQHKHGFEKEAHEAYITKILGRFLNPHLVDEVTRVGRAPIRKIGPDDRLVGPARQLAELNKEPNYLAKGIAAALRFDPKEDEDAVTIQNKIKNEGLSSAITAFSGVTEGETLFDLISKHYKEMA
- a CDS encoding aldo/keto reductase; its protein translation is MQRIHLTEDLSFSRLVHGLWRLADWNQTSEETLSLIEHNLDRGISTFDHADLYGSYECEELFGKALSLKPSLRDQMEIVTKCGIVIESPNRPSHQSHHYNTSKDHIIASAEQSLTALGIEHIDVLLIHRPDPFMDPEQVAEAFSELKQAGKVRHFGVSNFKHHQLNMLQSYVDQPLITNQLELSAYHLENFEDGTLNFCQEKRMKPMAWSPLAGGDVFTSQDDKAVRLRKTIEKIASEIGAEGIDQVLYAWLLNHPANIMPIVGSGKRERIDSAVEALSYSLSRDQWFEILTSSVGHDIP
- a CDS encoding acyl-CoA thioesterase, encoding MESKYIRESRVVKTSHVFPEATNNHNTLFGGQLMRDIDDIASIAAMRHCRSEVVTASTDSVDFLHPITPDDSVCLEAYVTFTGKSSMEVFVKVIAEHLLSGERHIGATAFLTFVSLDEKKKPLPVPKVIPESEEEKNLHETAPARAEKRKEHRQASKELAGLLTTEKPWE
- a CDS encoding DUF819 domain-containing protein, translating into MTFALAWSKANPLIEDPMAVFVYLTVVVGAIFMLGESKNNVLQKIFHYAPPLIWTYFIPMLSTTFAIIPQESTLYGFVSTYILPVGLLLLLLSANVPATLRLGPKALLMFLAGTIGVIIGGPIALAIFQPWLPADAWTGVAALAGSWIGGSANMAAMIEAVGTPKEILSPIIVVDTVVGYSWMGIMIFLAGFQHKFNKWNKADDSVIQSVNKEMNDIQRKNERPIQVPQLLGLLGLGFGVSYIVLKISENLPQSAVLSTTTWTVMIISAIGILFSFTPIKKLEGYGASKVGYTAIYLLLATIGARADLTYVVDSPQYVLMGIVWLSIHILVIFIAARLLRAPLFFVAVGSQGNIGGTSSAPIVASVFQPSLAPVGLLMGIVGNVVGSYAAVLCAQLAKMVATMLL
- a CDS encoding biotin transporter BioY, which produces MEKSNFRMIILCGFFIGITAILAQMEIPLPLVPISGQTLAVGLTATILGSKYGAITMTGYTILGSIGLPVFAQAKGGLGVLLGPTGGYIFAFIIAAYVTGLILEKTSYTLMHAMLANTVSMIIILLIGTIQLKFVVDLNWHEAMVAGVYPFLFVGLIKAFLASWLGITVRKRLIQARLLQSPVGTIQA
- a CDS encoding M24 family metallopeptidase, which translates into the protein MNERLSKFTNYLIEQNQDFAYIHSPSNVYYLTNFHCEPHERLLGLFVVPNQEPFLVCPGMEVSQARDAGWKYDIIGYSDSEQPFDFIYEALKQRGVHKPTRASIEKGMLVYERAEELQARYPELSYHSAELGLNQLRLIKDEKEIEVLREAAALADFGVETGVKALREGVTEMEVLATIEFELKKKGIREMSFSTMVLFGEKSGQPHGNPGERQLRKGDLVLFDLGVVLNGYCSDITRTVAFGEVNDKQKEIYETVLSAQTESLNISKPGTRLGDIDLAARNVISNAGYGEHFPHRIGHGIGIEVHEYPSMSEKNDDLLQVGMTYTIEPGIYLSDVGGVRIEDDVLVTETGYETLTKYPKDLQIIK
- a CDS encoding divergent polysaccharide deacetylase family protein, whose protein sequence is MMLIVLFPSHVYAENNRELAIVIDDFGNDMGGTDEMLRLPVTLTVAIMPFLETTERDAEEAHRYGHEVIVHVPMEPVKGKRSWLGPGAITTDLSNKEIRKRVNEAIEAVPHAVGMNHHMGSKATADERVMRIVLEVCREKGLYYLDSKTTGKSVIPELAEEIGVPYLENELFFDDVYTIQHMSRQAQELAEKLKDDEAHIAIGHVGIAGEKMVAVLNEFIPMYKNEATIVPLSQMIPGFEMIDESMP
- a CDS encoding arylamine N-acetyltransferase, with product MLQKNHIHHIPFENLDTSRNIWIDLNLEKIYQKGIQKQSLT
- a CDS encoding SDR family oxidoreductase, with protein sequence MSHINGKVVIITGASSGIGEATAKKLAGDGAKVVLAARREDRLEELKNDITNNGGEAIIQTTDVTSREQMQALADKTIEHYGQIDVMINNAGLMPLSFMNKLKIDEWDKMVDVNIKGVLYGIAGVLPHMEERKSGHIINVSSVAGHEIMPAGAVYCGTKFAVRAITEGLRKEMSPSTNIRATIISPGAVATELTNTITDEDVQEKLNNRGPNGLDPLDPEAIADAVYYAVGQPDSVSINEVLVRPTSQG
- a CDS encoding DoxX family protein, which encodes MKNRMEWGFLGGRVILGFIMLAHGIQKLGGIGNTIAMFEKIGQPAWLAYATAIIEAVGGAFLIAGIFVVPSAILLGLTMIGAIVLAKLPMGLIGGYEFPLSLFGLSLILAFTGSRKLALSEVISSEK
- a CDS encoding DUF1516 family protein, whose product is MFNILLQSHSGSWAILVLLLVISYFAPKQKISLMIQRLFYLIMLGTGIGMLFILGFPLIYVLKGILAIVLIGVMEMIVGRRKRAESTKMLWIACIVLILVIISIGYNWI
- a CDS encoding disulfide oxidoreductase is translated as MNTEKKSEYLLFGAWAASVLALAGSLYFSEVLKYEPCELCWYQRILMYPLVMIIGIAVVRKDTSQRFYVLPLSIIGTCVSLYHYLLQKTSFLAEAAPSCGRVPCTGEYINYLGFITIPFLALIAFLTITILMVALHKQTKREENM
- a CDS encoding thioredoxin family protein gives rise to the protein MKKAIIFLGIVIVIFGALAFVTNYSNSEKTEGNPYGKSSLNPATIEQLDDPLYQNQILPDELDEALSNEEDAYVYFYSPTCIHCKNTSPVLVPLAEDMGIDLKKYNVLEFEQGWNDYRIESTPTLVRFKDGKEVDRIVGTQTEDTFKQWIEKND